In Ptiloglossa arizonensis isolate GNS036 chromosome 6, iyPtiAriz1_principal, whole genome shotgun sequence, the DNA window TGGTGGTTCCGAAGTAATAGCAGTTCACGATCAAGCCAAATTTAGGATAGAGAGTAAAGGAAAAACAAAAGAAGGTAATAAGCTATCTTTCTAATGTTAAAATGTATACACATACTGTATATGCACGTATTATACATTATGATACATAATTAGGTAAGGCATCAACACATTACAAAGTAAAATTCACATAGTGcagatataattataatgtgagTAATGTTAagcttttatttctaaatttaacAGGTGTAAATGATCCAGTAACAGAGGCAGATTACAGATCTCACTGTGCAATGTATCATTCTTTGGTAGAGGCATTTCCAGGTATAACTGTAATATCCGAGGAAACATCAAAAGACTGTGATAAAGTTACAGTGACTGATGTAAGGGActctattaataatttaatcgattATAATATTAAGGATGAAATTGTGAATACAAATGACATTACAATTTGGATTGATCCTCTTGATGCAACCAAAGAATTCACAGGTGTGTATATATTGCAAAGTTAAAATTTATGATATTGTTTTAGAAAATAGTTGTTATCCATTACTTATTCATTTGTTTttactttagaaaatttattacaatatgtTACAACTATGGTCTGTGTTGCCTTTAAGGGAAAGCCTATAATAGGTGTTGTATATAAGCCAtttgaaacaaaagaaaactcTAGTTTGTTTTGGACATGGACCAATCATGCAGTATCACGAAATTTAGTATTACCCAAGGTAACAACAAAATAATCAACAAATTATGCAAATAGatacattaaataatatttttaaaaatagctGGAAGATGACAGAGCACCAATTTTAATTGTATCACAATCACATGCTGGCCAAGTTAATAATGTTACCAAAATTGCATTTGGTAAaggtattgaaattatttctgcAGCTGGTGCAGGTAATATTttcactaattttttttttatataattttttaattaccatTGATCTACATTTTTTCTATGTCTCATACAtttaggctacaaatttttagaAGTTGCAAGCGGTAATGTAACTGCATATGTACATATGACAGCAATAAAAAAGTGGGATATTTGTGCAGGCACAGCTATTCTTACTGCTCTTGGCGGTACAGTCACACAATTATTTGATCAACAAATTATAACTTTTGGTCCCAATGATTCCAAAGTACTTACCCGGGGTCTTTTATCTACTATGAGTAATCATGCTTGGTATttagataaattttcaaatatctaatataaaatATGTCTTCAAATGTAATTATAAGCTTCTAAATTCTTTCtgtgaaaataataaacaaatctTCCGTGTTTTAAATACTTGatattagaaaataattaaagtaaatagtttaatatcttttatttacaaatttttatgcgAAGTTTTATTTCTACTTGAATGTTCCTAGGCAAATGTGTTCCATACAAGAATTTTATACTGTAGACAATTACCATTGTACTGTTTGATATTATCGCTGTATTCTGTATTTTATAGGTATTTACAGAATTCttaattctatattctataataTTGTTAAGTTTCTATGAAttctttttgttaaaaaaaaaaaaaaaaagaataaattttttctaaaatatgtTTTACTTCACTTTTATGCACAATGGAAAGTACTCTTTACTTTTTGTTATAATATGTGCATACAgtagtattataaataataattattgatttgcATTATATTACCTATGAAAAATGGTGACAGTAATACTTATATCCTTTAAATTAAGTTAGTTTTACTTTTTCATCAGAAATGACTATTCCAGACActttttttagttttttattaaatttaacacGTGCTTTTTCATTTGTCACtgtatttgaacaaaaattcatgTATCGTGAAATGActttcttttgtaatttctttaatgaaatttctccttTAATTTGTACTATCTCTAAGATAGTACTTTTCCAATCAAAAGTTGACTTTTCTGTTGTAGGACATTGATTAATAGATGATTCAGAAAGTAcagtatttttacttttctttttaagaaCTGGTTCTTCAGTTTTTTCTTCCATGGAAACATTTTCACTTTGTTTTTTGGAAACTGGTTGCTCTGTTTGTTCCTCTACTGTTTCAGATAACAttcgtttctttgattttttctttttacttacaCCATTAGCAGTGTTATTATCAGTACTATGAAATTCATTAATTCCATTTTGTTGACCTTCAGTTTGATTTTCTCTAtctatattttcattattttgattGTCAATAACATTATTTTCTTGATTTTCAGTTATATCTTTATTATCATCTACATTAGGATTTATTTTATCTATTTGTACATCAAACGTAAAGTATATAAATATGAATAGTTTGTTGTGTTTATAAGAAAACAGTAATAAATTAGACTTACCATTGTCTTGTTGTTGTTTCTCTGTGGTAGCttgcaaattatttttataagcaGTCTCCATTTTGTTCCAAACACTTTCGACTACTGCTGGAATTGTTTTGTGACTTAAGGCACTGCGtacaaagtttaaaaattttgccttttttcgtggaatattttcaaattttgataggctatttaaaaattttcgctctgCATTTGACAAATTTGTTTGGCTGTTCAATATATTATTTACGATATTAATCCATTCTTGTTGTTTTCGTTCACCCTTATTTGCACTAAGTTTTGGAATATAGTCCTTTCCTCCATATCGTTGAGCTTCAGTTATACATTTTGTATGAGCTACATATTCCTCTCCtcttaatataataaattatgaaCATATAAATAAATCATATTTATTTTGTAGTCATTAGAACTTACCGGAAATCTTTAAAACAGTCGACACACGTTAAAAAAGGCGCAGTGCGACACTGAAATTCATAATGTTTTGCAACCTTTGGCTTCTGTAACGTTTCACCGCAATTGTTACAAGTGAACACgaccatttttttttgtaatttatattatatcaaCAAATATTCTTCTCAAATGTCAGAAAAAgtcgaataaacaaaaatatttattataattgcgTTATGATTAACCTAAATGTTACGGTTTCGTCTAATACCACGTGTTGAACGCTACCTCATTTCAGAACTTATGCTAAAAACCAAATACTGCAAGCGAAATTACTTATTAGAGTACTAATCTCAAGCGCCCTCTTTTCAAGTAACTAAGTTATAAATTTAGAAATGAAATCTATTTCTCACAAATGTTTCACTTTAGAAAcgaacgtttttttttattgtaaaagctataaaatgtttataaacttgcaaaagttacaaaatatatttatattattactatCAGTTGGTAATGTAAATATtagataaatttaaagaaagaatACAGACAATAGACAAGGATAAAATAGACTTACACCCAATGATGTATCAATTATCTTTGTATGTTAATCTCGTCTATGGTAGGAATATTGAATCGATGACGATATTTAGATTATTTCTAGATGATCGAAAAATCGGTCTCGAAATACAATCAGCAACAATACTTAATCTGTCTTATAATTCATATTTGCtgctttattttatatattccaaATAGTTCTTaatttaattgtttatttagATTAGCAATTCGCAGAGATTACGCGGGATATTTTAAATGTTAAGGGAAACATCTACAGACGTAAAAAACTTGTATTAAACATCCTGGTGACGATTTCATATTTCCTATTCAACAATAAATACTTATAAGTATTAAATTATCTAGACTTAACCACTTAATAAATGGAATTGTTACGTATTTCTTTTAGTTTATGGGAATCGTGGGAATTGCTCAATATTAAGGGTGtcataaacaaatttttcagcCATTAAGTATGTGAACAGAGAAAGATTAAAATTTATGTTTGGAAGTACATTTGATAAGCAGTGTTACCTGGTGTAATCAAGCACGTAACAAAAGGAGGTTTGAAATAGAAAACACTATATTTTCTTCCACTTTTTTATGTTGATATTTTGATTTGAGTAGAAATAATTGTgaatttgcaaaattaattcaaggcattatatgttttttttaaacaacagTAGTGAATTTTGAACCTCTTCTTATAGCATTTATTTACGTTACTAATGAGTAAACATAGTGTGAACATCCTATACATGTTAGACGTGATGGATGTATGAGTAGGTACGTGAGTTCATATTCAGTTTAGAGCAGTGGTTGATTAGTAAATGGCAGTTGTCGTGGTTGCTGTGCGTCATTTCGAAAGCATGCTCTTCGATATTAATAGTTTATGTGCTTAAATTTTCATACTAAAGTTATTTAATCCTATTTATACTTTAATATAAGCCTATTGTATGATACTGCTCCCATTGATgagattaataatataaaatgtaacaaaaaatcGGCATAACCATAATCACCTTTTCGCGATTGAATAATCGCTTGATTTTATCACATTTATACAGAAATAACTAtgtttgttatttaaaattatctatTATATAAAAAAGATAATCTGTTATTCCGTAGCGAAAAAGAAGGTACTATCTTATATTCGTATTTTTGCTGCAACGTGATTTACTCCAATGTAGATTATTCTTATTGTCATAAATTcggtacaataaaataaaaatatatgtatgtattgtaTGTTGCATATTAATTTTAGTTATGTGTACATAATTTTTTGATAAACATTctaattttatgatttttatatAAGTAATCAtttaaagtattaaatatttgcagtattaaaaatattgtcttGTAGGTGAATCAAAATATTCTTGTGATAAAGTATTGAAATGCCAAGTTCACATTTGTATGCTATAAATAATGAAGGACGTGTATTTGGGTTATCAACATCTGGAAATATGTGGCGAGAGTTTATGTACCTGGGTCttgagtttaaacaattatcagcAGTACCACACTTTATGTGGGCTATAGGTGGTGATCGTCAAGTTTATGTGCACGTACATGGTTTAGATGTGCCCATAAGAATCAAAgaagaaatatatgaaaatgaagTATGCTAATCttaatcattttatttattattttacatagaTACTTGTTCTTGACCAATGGATATTTAAGTGAATACAACTATATAACCAATGATATGTAAAGTTAAGAAATATTATGTAGATTTAATAATAGCAGGTAATATTTACAGAGGTGGCTTCCTTTGGATGGATTTAGTGGGAGATTATTACCTACAGACAGGTATAACTTTTCCAATCAAGATGGTACAGTTGACCGTAGTCGAGATAAAGTAAAATTATCATCTATGGCTTGGCAATGGGAAGGTGACTGGCAAATAGAAACTACACTAGATGGCCAACCGTTAGATCATGATGTAAATGTGGTTAAAGTTAATTTAGTTACTTTTATTGACAATATtagtttaattaataaatactgTACTGTCATTATAATTTTACATCTTTTTTCTTTGTCGTTATATTTCTTATAACTTTATGTTTATACACAAATTTATTGTGAGTTGTTGATATTGAAATAAGGTGTAATGATTacagaaaattttatattttggtaGGGATGGACATATGCACTTGATTTTCCAACTACATATACCACGAAAAAAGAATGGAAATCCTGTGTTAGGAGACGAAAATGGGTTCGATATAGAAGATACAGTGCCATGAATTCATGGTGTGCTATTGCACCTCTTCATAAAGATCCAACTAaggtaaaatttataa includes these proteins:
- the LOC143148727 gene encoding putative inositol monophosphatase 3, whose amino-acid sequence is MHIRMSVRMRRILCCGIAILLSVLYLYTNRTLYTNVRDRNVSLKLLLAAAIKAAELGGSEVIAVHDQAKFRIESKGKTKEGVNDPVTEADYRSHCAMYHSLVEAFPGITVISEETSKDCDKVTVTDVRDSINNLIDYNIKDEIVNTNDITIWIDPLDATKEFTENLLQYVTTMVCVAFKGKPIIGVVYKPFETKENSSLFWTWTNHAVSRNLVLPKLEDDRAPILIVSQSHAGQVNNVTKIAFGKGIEIISAAGAGYKFLEVASGNVTAYVHMTAIKKWDICAGTAILTALGGTVTQLFDQQIITFGPNDSKVLTRGLLSTMSNHAWYLDKFSNI
- the LOC143148725 gene encoding uncharacterized protein LOC143148725, whose protein sequence is MVVFTCNNCGETLQKPKVAKHYEFQCRTAPFLTCVDCFKDFRGEEYVAHTKCITEAQRYGGKDYIPKLSANKGERKQQEWINIVNNILNSQTNLSNAERKFLNSLSKFENIPRKKAKFLNFVRSALSHKTIPAVVESVWNKMETAYKNNLQATTEKQQQDNDKINPNVDDNKDITENQENNVIDNQNNENIDRENQTEGQQNGINEFHSTDNNTANGVSKKKKSKKRMLSETVEEQTEQPVSKKQSENVSMEEKTEEPVLKKKSKNTVLSESSINQCPTTEKSTFDWKSTILEIVQIKGEISLKKLQKKVISRYMNFCSNTVTNEKARVKFNKKLKKVSGIVISDEKVKLT